The following coding sequences lie in one Apium graveolens cultivar Ventura chromosome 3, ASM990537v1, whole genome shotgun sequence genomic window:
- the LOC141714673 gene encoding uncharacterized protein LOC141714673, translating into MDSRSLEGEGSARTSLLGLKRLIRSQDSSDQGLNQSSMLQAIPSFPVSESNDEYHSSSYILYVEFVKRRNVCVEKENQSPNVTVSNTQSPGSALSSVGFRSPLQPLFNSNTNVLRDSSPHNPPNFVADVSSNRTTRTSFTDLKCMSRIVGLRPLGGSNSTPVSVQISPISGITVEENNTPIARCMDQPATLSDITNLPSVKYRVCGRNIENILAINNSVSTNNQEKKITPSEESSKKCRLRGPNVDNRKTIPHTKKCRVRGPNIEKIYTDPMLFVHSSAVIGKRPGTSSMNNGDALSKSNKIFEYGRMSQPPTSPLRSSFHNPHELKSRKSKGKDKEQSSPEKRNLISDFDNVVEFVDSESSDSDVGIDDMYHDDMEEVILNQNMWCGYMDLGPPSKLCNKCGATIWNEERNNKSCPLKEPTFSVCCRNGQIHLPKKRPPPEPLASLLLGGEKSRHFKQYIRVYNCMFQFTSTGGKIDNSINRGSSPYCFHLQGQNYHLVGSLVPLDGSSPKFCQLYIYDTQNEVENRINAMGGASNNVDPDIVEELLGMLDKNNELVKAFRMARNRFENEELDEFKLVLISSQSSSGRPNHITPSDKVAAFIVSDDTDTGGFRDTIMNSKQEGLKRIYETDPHFMQLQYPLLFPWGTEGYHKRIPLISNKYSEIENLDDEDLDPDSTQRLDWVSTHQTTIHVDLYNSVRDALSKGDHDPMHVGKAVILPASFTGSQRYMSQYFKDSLAICHAIGHPSLFLTMNCNSKWPEIQEILKLLPNVDHVDAPDIVSRVFKLKLDQLLDLIKKKNYFGKCIGVMHVIEFQKRGLPHVHMLIWLSPESRPNSIEKVDQLVSAEIPDKNSDLIAYEAVKNYMMHGPCGKDLYTSPCMVKGKCMRHFPKRFNGNTYFDDCDFPVYRRRNTGRVINKKGINLDNQYVVPYNRDLLLRFQCHINLEICNSLRSLKYLFKYCLKGHDTATMLLKKKSNKSGSEQTARSVKNLDEVKNFLDGRYVCASETSWRIFGFDIHHRSLSVERLPIHLPSQKYLNFQSSADLENMCNNATSKKSKLEAWFVANSEFPQKKKTAKWKLRQRGYVVGRLAEVHATTGELLYLRMLLLRCKGALSFSQLHTIDGTTYDTFKEACGALVSDPLALWEKHWPALSDDVLYIRRKISDNIHLTLSEYEIQNYALAEIEKLLNDVEGKIVLPVAGSGIAATLLPGGRTAHSRFKIPLKLDQSSIVGIKHSTDITELMQHTSLIIWDGAPIQHRYAFEAVDRSLRDIMAVVDVKRGKRPFGGITVVFGGDFRQILPILPKAGRAEIVNASFNKSRLWKSWRVFLLSQNMRLHSGNSEARNKVIADFSKWQLEIGDGKVECIDTHRADVETEFVVPDEYVVKSPLKSPIKILIDIIYPDFQNNLHSQEYLRSRSILTPTNVVVDDINA; encoded by the exons ATGGATTCACGCTCCCTGGAAGGCGAAGGCTCTGCAAGGacatcacttttag GGTTGAAACGTTTGATTCGTAGCCAAGATTCATCAGATCAGGGCTTAAATCAATCTTCTATGTTGCAGGCTATCCCAAGTTTTCCTGTTTCTGAGTCGAATGATGAATATCATTCTTCCTCTTACATTTTATATGTAGAAT TTGTGAAACGTAGAAACGTATGTGTTGAAAAAGAAAATCAGAGTCCCAATGTTACAGTCTCGAATACACAGTCACCAGGTTCTGCATTATCATCTG TTGGATTTAGGTCTCCTTTACAGCCATTATTCAATAGTAATACAAATGTATTGCGAGATTCTAGTCCACACAATCCACCTAATTTTGTTGCTGATGTTTCGTCTAATAGAACCACCCGGACTTCCTTCACAG ATTTGAAATGTATGAGCAGAATTGTTGGTTTGAGACCTCTTGGTGGATCAAATAGCACGCCTGTCAGTGTACAAATTTCACCTATTTCGGGGATTACAGTTGAAGAGAATAACACTCCAATTGCTAGGTGCATGGATCAACCTGCTACACTCTCAGATATTACCAATTTGCCGT CTGTGAAATATAGAGTGTGTGGTCGCAATATTGAGAATATTTTAGCTATTAATAACAGTGTTTCAACGAATAACCAAGAAAAAAAAATTACGCCTTCAGAAGAATCAT CTAAGAAATGCAGATTACGTGGTCCTAATGTTGATAATAGGAAGACAATACCACATA CTAAGAAATGCAGGGTACGTGGCCCTAATATTGAGAAGATTTATACAGATCCCATGT TATTTGTTCACTCTTCAGCAGTGATAGGAAAAAGACCTGGTACATCCTCTATGAATAATGGTGACGCATTGTCAAAGTctaataaaatatttgaatatgGACGAATGAGTCAACCTCCGACGTCTCCTTTACGGTCAAGTTTTCATAATCCCCATGAACTGAAGTCAAGAAAGAGTAAAGGAAAGGATAAAGAACAATCATCACCAGAAAAGAGGAatttgatatcagattttgacaATGTGGTTGAATTTGTGGATTCAGAGTCAAGTGATTCAGATGTTGGAATTGATGATATGTATCATGATGACATGGAAGAGGTAATATTGAATCAGAATATGTGGTGTGGATATATGGATCTTGGTCCTCCGTCAAAGTTATGCAATAAATGTGGTGCTACTATATGGAACGAAGAGCGTAATAATAAATCATGTCCGCTTAAAGAGCCCACATTTTCTGTGTGTTGTCGTAATGGTCAGATACATTTGCCAAAAAAAAGGCCGCCACCAGAACCACTAGCTTCTTTGTTACTTGGTGGTGAGAAATCGAGGCATTTTAAACAGTACATAAGAGTGTACAACTGCATGTTCCAATTCACTTCCACCGGTGGTAAGATTGATAACTCAATAAACAGAGGTAGCTCTCCGTATTGTTTTCACTTACAAGGTCAAAACTATCATTTGGTTGGGAGTTTAGTACCGTTAGATGGATCTTCACCCAAATTCTGCCAGCTCTACATATACGACACGCAGAATGAGGTTGAGAATAGAATCAATGCAATGGGAGGTGCTTCTAACAATGTTGATCCAGATATTGTCGAGGAACTTTTAGGTATGTTAGACAAGAACAATGAGTTAGTCAAAGCTTTCCGCATGGCTCGGAATCGGTTTGAAAATGAAGAGCTGGATGAGTTTAAGTTAGTCCTCATATCATCTCAATCTTCTAGCGGTAGACCAAACCATATTACTCCATCTGATAAAGTTGCTGCTTTCATTGTTAGTGATGATACGGATACCGGTGGTTTTAGAGACACGATTATGAATTCCAAACAAGAAGGATTGAAGAGGATATATGAAACAGATCCACATTTCATGCAGTTGCAATATCCACTACTGTTTCCTTGGGGAACCGAGGGTTATCATAAACGTATACCTCTGATAAGCAATAAATACTCTGAAATAGagaatttagatgatgaagaCCTTGATCCTGACTCAACACAGAG ATTAGACTGGGTTTCAACGCATCAAACTACCATCCATGTTGATTTGTATAATTCTGTGCGTGATGCTCTCAGTAAAGGAGACCATGATCCAATGCATGTTGGAAAAGCTGTTATACTACCTGCTTCATTCACTGGATCCCAACGATACATGTCTCAATACTTTAAGGATTCCTTGGCGATATGTCATGCAATTGGtcatccatccttatttctcacCATGAATTGCAACTCAAAGTGGCCAGAGATACAAGAAATTCTTAAATTGTTGCCCAATGTTGATCATGTTGATGCACCGGATATTGTTTCTCGCGTGTTTAAACTGAAGCTTGATCAGCTATTAGATTTGATTAAAAAGAAGAACTACTTTGGAAAGTGTATAGGAG TTATGCATGTAATTGAATTCCAGAAGCGTGGTTTGCCACACGTGCATATGCTAATCTGGCTGAGCCCTGAAAGCAGACCTAATTCTATTGAAAAGGTTGACCAGTTGGTTTCTGCTGAAATACCAGATAAGAATTCTGATCTAATAGCATATGAAGCTGTTAAAAACTACATGATGCATGGACCCTGTGGTAAAGACTTATACACATCTCCATGTATGGTTAAAGGAAAATGCATGCGTCATTTCCCAAAGAG GTTTAATGGTAATACCTATTTTGACGATTGTGATTTTCCTGTTTATCGGAGGCGTAACACTGGTAGAGTTATCAACAAAAAAGGGATCAACCTTGACAATCAATATGTAGTTCCATACAATCGAGATCTTTTGTTGCGGTTTCAGTGTCATATAAATCTGGAAATTTGCAACAGTTTAAGATCATTGAAATATCTCTTCAAGTACTGTTTAAAGGGTCATGACACTGCTACAATGTTGTTGAAGAAGAAAAGTAACAAATCAGGGAGTGAACAAACTGCAAGATCCGTGAAGAATTTGGATGAGGTAAAGAATTTTCTTGATGGTAGATATGTTTGTGCATCTGAGACATCGTGGAGGATTTTTGGGTTTGACATTCACCATCGTTCCCTAAGTGTTGAACGCTTACCAATACATTTGCCCAGTCAAAAGTACTTGAATTTTCAGAGTTCCGCAGATTTGGAGAATATGTGCAATAACGCGACTTCCAAAAAAAGTAAACTAGAGGCTTGGTTTGTAGCTAATAGTGAATTTCCACAA AAAAAGAAAACTGCTAAATGGAAGCTTAGACAAAGAGGTTATGTGGTTGGGAGGTTAGCAGAGGTTCATGCAACAACTGGTGAATTATTGTATCTTCGAATGCTGTTACTTAGATGTAAAGGTGCTTTATCTTTCTCTCAGTTGCACACTATTGATGGAACTACATATGATACATTTAAGGAAGCATGTGGTGCTCTTG TGTCTGATCCGCTTGCGCTATGGGAAAAACACTGGCCAGCATTGTCAGACGATGTTCTTTATATTAGGCGTAAGATTTCAGATAACATTCATTTAACACTGTCCGAGTATGAAATCCAGAACTATGCTTTAGCAG AGATTGAAAAGTTGTTAAATGATGTTG AAGGAAAGATTGTTCTTCCTGTTGCAGGCTCAGGAATTGCTGCTACACTTCTTCCTGGTGGCCGAACAGctcattctaggtttaaaatacCGCTTAAATTAGATCAGAGTTCTATTGTTGGAATAAAACATAGTACAGACATTACAGAGTTGATGCAGCACACAAGTCTTATAATATGGGATGGAGCTCCAATACAGCATCGCTATGCATTTGAAGCCGTGGACAGAAGCTTGCGAGACATAATGGCTGTCGTTGATGTAAAACGGGGAAAAAGACCCTTTGGTGGTATTACAGTTGTTTTTGGAGGTGATTTTCGACAGATATTACCTATTCTGCCTAAGGCTGGAAGGGCTGAAATAGTGAATGCATCATTTAACAAATCCCGGCTTTGGAAATCTTGGAGGGTTTTTCTTCTCAGTCAGAACATGAGATTACATTCAGGTAATTCTGAAGCTAGAAATAAAGTAATAGCTGACTTTAGTAAATGGCAACTTGAGATTGGAGACGGAAAAGTTGAATGCATTGATACTCATCGTGCAGATGTTGAAACTGAGTTTGTAGTTCCTGATGAATATGTTGTCAAGAGTCCCTTGAAAAGTCCCATTAAAATCCTAATTGACATTATATATCCAGATTTTCAGAATAACTTGCATTCACAGGAGTATCTGAGATCGAGATCTATTTTGACTCCAACAAACGTTGTAGTTGATGACATCAATGCATAG